A window of the Eleutherodactylus coqui strain aEleCoq1 chromosome 8, aEleCoq1.hap1, whole genome shotgun sequence genome harbors these coding sequences:
- the LOC136576412 gene encoding ras-related protein Rab-5B-like yields MASRGSTRANGVGQTKICQFKLVLLGDMAVGKSSLVLRFVKGQFDEFQETTIGAAFLAQSVCLDDTTVKFEIWDTAGQERYHSLAPMYYRGAQAAIVVFDITKPETFDRAKAWVKELQRQASPNIVIALAGNKSDLAEKRMVEFEEAQTYAEDTGLLFMETSAKTAMNVNELFLAIAKKMPKSDAQNPTHAARNRGVNLQGSDQQPRSGCCSSN; encoded by the exons ATGGCTAGCAGGGGAAGCACAAGGGCTAATGGAGTGGGCCAGACAAAAATCTGCCAGTTCAAACTGGTGCTGCTTGGAGACATGGCTGTAGGAAAATCCAGTCTCGTACTGAGATTTGTCAAGGGTCAGTTTGACGAGTTCCAAGAGACCACCATTGGAG CTGCCTTCTTAGCTCAGTCCGTGTGCCTCGATGATACAACAGTGAAGTTTGAAATCTGGGACACTGCTGGACAGGAACGATATCACAGTCTTGCCCCCATGTACTACAGAGGAGCACAAGCGGCTATTGTGGTGTTTGACATCACTAAACCG GAAACCTTTGATCGGGCAAAAGCATGGGTTAAAGAATTGCAGCGGCAAGCCAGTCCTAACATTGTAATCGCATTGGCTGGTAATAAGTCTGACTTGGCCGAGAAGAGGATGGTGGAATTTGAG GAAGCGCAGACATACGCAGAAGACACTGGACTATTATTCATGGAAACGTCCGCAAAAACTGCAATGAATGTAAACGAGTTGTTTCTAGCAATtg CAAAGAAAATGCCCAAATCAGACGCCCAAAACCCAACTCATGCCGCCCGCAACAGAGGTGTAAATCTGCAGGGGTCAGACCAGCAGCCCAGAAGCGGGTGCTGCAGCAGCAATTGA